A genomic segment from Gilvibacter sp. SZ-19 encodes:
- a CDS encoding cell wall metabolism sensor histidine kinase WalK, which yields MSRSDSKYSFAVVTSLYLAILISLVFFLFLKFTDQLNLWYVVGAFLSIWVLGILVVELRTRRFILRQIKSIYDEVSSLEETTLENDSVTTDLASFSKSVERFTREKRMEIEAMQIRENYRKEFMGNVSHELKTPLFTVQSYILTLLDGALKDKAVRKKYLERASKGVERLIVIVQDLDMISKLEVGDLNLNKERFDIIELLQNVFDLFEMRAQKKGITLTFDTQYNKPVMVYADRERIQQVITNLIVNSIKYGKQDGTTEVSVEDLIQNKVIIRVTDNGEGIEKENLTRLFERFFRVDKSGSRKEGGSGLGLAIVKHILEAHGEKIYVESELGVGSEFSFTLEMSK from the coding sequence GTGTCCAGATCTGATTCTAAATATTCCTTTGCGGTGGTCACATCGCTTTATCTGGCGATCCTGATCAGCCTGGTGTTTTTCCTGTTTTTAAAGTTTACCGATCAGTTAAACCTTTGGTATGTGGTCGGCGCTTTTCTTTCCATTTGGGTACTGGGAATCCTCGTTGTAGAATTGCGCACACGCAGATTTATTCTGAGACAGATCAAGAGTATTTACGATGAGGTGAGCTCCTTAGAAGAAACCACTTTAGAGAACGACAGTGTCACGACCGATCTGGCGTCTTTTTCTAAATCCGTAGAGCGTTTTACCAGAGAGAAACGCATGGAGATCGAGGCCATGCAGATCCGCGAGAACTACCGAAAGGAGTTTATGGGTAATGTGTCCCACGAACTCAAAACACCTTTGTTTACCGTACAGAGTTATATTCTCACTTTATTAGATGGAGCCTTAAAAGACAAGGCGGTTCGCAAGAAGTATCTGGAACGAGCCAGTAAGGGCGTGGAGCGACTTATTGTAATTGTTCAAGACCTGGATATGATCTCTAAATTAGAAGTGGGAGATCTGAATTTGAACAAAGAACGCTTTGACATCATAGAGCTTTTGCAAAATGTATTCGACCTGTTCGAGATGCGAGCTCAGAAGAAAGGCATTACCTTGACCTTTGACACCCAATACAATAAACCGGTTATGGTTTATGCAGATCGAGAGCGCATCCAACAGGTAATTACCAATCTTATCGTAAACTCCATCAAATACGGAAAACAGGATGGTACCACAGAGGTAAGTGTAGAAGATCTTATCCAAAATAAGGTGATCATTCGAGTTACCGACAATGGAGAAGGCATTGAAAAGGAGAATCTCACGCGACTTTTCGAACGTTTCTTTAGGGTAGATAAAAGTGGTTCTCGTAAAGAAGGTGGCTCCGGATTAGGCCTTGCTATCGTAAAGCATATTCTAGAAGCTCATGGCGAGAAGATCTATGTAGAAAGTGAACTTGGAGTGGGGTCTGAATTCTCTTTTACCTTAGAAATGAGCAAATAG
- a CDS encoding LysE family transporter has protein sequence MGLFPHLIFGFVAAFIGVIPPGLLNISAAKISMHEGRKSAATFAVGVGVTVLVQTYIALLFARYLEMHPEIIQLLRQIGLGIFLCLTVYFFFIAKDSRRKPADEVTKTGKNRFFLGMLLAALNLLPLPYWVYISITFNAFGWFEFTPNAILLCVLGSVLGTLAMLGIYIQFFKHLKKKQRTAKVNMNYVIGAITGIVSILTLIKIISNLE, from the coding sequence ATGGGGCTATTTCCACATTTGATTTTCGGTTTTGTTGCAGCCTTTATTGGGGTGATTCCTCCTGGTTTATTAAACATTTCTGCTGCTAAGATCAGCATGCACGAAGGGCGTAAAAGCGCCGCAACCTTTGCTGTGGGTGTAGGGGTTACTGTTCTTGTTCAGACCTATATCGCACTCTTGTTTGCGCGCTATCTGGAAATGCATCCAGAGATCATTCAGCTCTTGCGCCAGATAGGTTTGGGGATCTTTCTTTGCCTTACGGTATATTTCTTTTTTATCGCTAAGGACTCCAGACGCAAACCTGCCGACGAGGTAACTAAAACCGGTAAAAACCGTTTCTTTCTAGGGATGCTGTTGGCTGCTTTAAACCTACTGCCGCTGCCTTATTGGGTGTATATCAGTATTACTTTCAATGCCTTCGGATGGTTTGAATTCACGCCAAATGCAATTTTACTGTGCGTACTCGGATCTGTTCTAGGCACCTTGGCCATGTTGGGGATCTATATACAGTTCTTTAAACACCTCAAGAAAAAACAGCGGACCGCCAAGGTCAATATGAATTATGTGATAGGAGCCATAACAGGAATTGTTTCCATACTCACACTCATTAAGATAATTAGCAATCTGGAATGA
- a CDS encoding T9SS type A sorting domain-containing protein — translation MKKLLLFSLLFYFGWAAQAQFEVAITSFEEVTIETGVNDGQYIDTGDPTVAHDLINNDGQTPVNAAGTGPFPLGYSASYVPYDTPGDGLTDGNFVGITNFTGTVGAYTDGTQGYQFSDADGNMILTFDELELGGIGDIVVSMDVFIQDTGWEYTDGANNSSNDVIRIYARNAVTDEEIDILNTNGFDIDELGIEGSWISLNASLWDAQNAVLIIEFRSNSGSEAMFVDNILVTADSFIGVDEFNDKGFTIYPNPAQGGLLYISSATNQTKEVKVYNMLGQIVLEDQIVNTLLDITTLKAGVYMVQVTEDGFTSTEKLVVR, via the coding sequence ATGAAAAAACTACTACTTTTTTCTTTATTGTTTTACTTCGGATGGGCCGCGCAAGCGCAATTCGAGGTCGCTATTACCAGCTTCGAAGAAGTTACTATCGAGACTGGCGTGAATGATGGACAGTACATAGACACCGGAGATCCAACTGTGGCCCATGACCTAATAAACAACGATGGACAAACCCCGGTTAATGCAGCGGGAACTGGGCCTTTCCCTTTAGGTTACAGTGCGTCTTATGTACCTTATGACACTCCAGGCGATGGCCTGACCGATGGAAATTTTGTAGGTATTACCAATTTCACCGGAACCGTAGGAGCCTACACTGACGGAACCCAGGGATATCAGTTTAGCGATGCAGACGGGAACATGATCCTAACTTTTGACGAATTAGAATTAGGTGGCATTGGCGACATAGTAGTAAGCATGGATGTTTTTATCCAAGACACAGGCTGGGAATATACCGATGGTGCCAACAACTCTAGCAATGATGTAATTCGAATTTATGCCAGAAACGCCGTTACCGACGAAGAAATTGACATACTAAACACCAACGGTTTTGATATTGATGAACTGGGAATAGAAGGCAGCTGGATTTCTCTAAATGCCAGTCTTTGGGATGCACAGAATGCAGTATTGATCATTGAATTTAGATCCAATTCGGGTAGCGAAGCCATGTTTGTTGACAATATCCTTGTAACTGCCGATAGTTTTATTGGGGTTGACGAGTTCAATGATAAAGGCTTTACTATTTATCCCAATCCGGCTCAGGGCGGACTGCTTTATATCTCTTCTGCCACAAACCAAACTAAAGAGGTTAAAGTCTACAACATGCTAGGACAAATTGTTTTGGAAGATCAAATAGTAAACACTCTTTTGGACATTACAACATTAAAGGCTGGTGTCTATATGGTGCAAGTGACCGAAGACGGCTTTACTTCAACTGAAAAATTAGTGGTTCGATAA
- a CDS encoding MGMT family protein, producing the protein MTEVSFFDRVYEVVRQIPEGRVTSYGAIAKYLAAPKSARMVGWAMNASHGKDVPAHRVVNRKGLLTGKHHFQGTNLMQQLLENEGVVIIDNQIQELDKHFWDPQQELPPPF; encoded by the coding sequence ATGACAGAAGTATCTTTTTTTGACCGAGTTTACGAGGTAGTAAGACAGATTCCAGAAGGCCGAGTAACCAGCTATGGCGCCATTGCCAAATATTTGGCTGCACCTAAAAGCGCGCGGATGGTCGGCTGGGCTATGAATGCCTCTCACGGGAAAGATGTCCCAGCCCATCGGGTAGTGAACCGCAAGGGACTACTAACGGGCAAGCATCATTTTCAAGGTACCAACCTAATGCAGCAACTCTTAGAAAACGAAGGAGTCGTTATTATTGACAATCAGATCCAAGAATTAGACAAGCACTTTTGGGATCCGCAGCAGGAACTACCTCCACCCTTTTAA
- a CDS encoding T9SS type A sorting domain-containing protein, with translation MKKITLIATLMLAGIMQAQTVVISSTSFEEEVIEAGVNDGQYTDTGDATVAHDLINNAGETPVDQFGGTEMEVNARYTPYDEPGSGLTDGDFVGVTNFTGTVGAFTDGVQGYQFQDADGNMIVEFEELDLTGFQNVSVSIDYFIQATGYEYADGANSSANDVIRIFVRDITGSTEIDILNTFGSDINDLGIEGAWLNGSVNVPDEATIQLVIEFRSNSGSEAMFIDNIVVQGEEVLGVDTQNNNGFTMYPNPATSDVLNIVSATNQTKDVVVYDVLGQKVLQSQVTNSRLNIGALSSGIYLVQVTENGATSTKKLVVR, from the coding sequence ATGAAGAAAATTACACTCATTGCAACCCTTATGCTAGCAGGAATCATGCAGGCGCAGACGGTAGTAATTTCAAGTACAAGTTTTGAAGAGGAAGTTATTGAAGCCGGAGTAAACGACGGACAATACACAGACACAGGTGATGCAACTGTGGCACACGACCTTATCAACAACGCAGGTGAAACCCCTGTAGATCAGTTTGGAGGAACAGAAATGGAAGTGAACGCGCGTTACACGCCTTATGACGAGCCGGGTTCTGGTCTAACAGATGGAGATTTTGTTGGGGTAACTAATTTTACCGGAACAGTTGGTGCTTTCACTGATGGAGTTCAGGGTTACCAATTTCAGGATGCTGACGGTAATATGATCGTTGAGTTCGAAGAGTTGGATCTTACAGGATTTCAAAACGTAAGTGTTAGTATAGACTACTTTATCCAGGCAACTGGTTACGAATACGCAGACGGAGCGAACAGCAGTGCGAACGATGTGATCCGCATTTTTGTGAGAGACATTACTGGTTCTACAGAGATCGACATCTTAAACACTTTTGGTTCTGACATCAACGATCTTGGTATCGAAGGAGCTTGGTTAAACGGATCTGTAAATGTTCCAGACGAGGCTACTATCCAATTGGTTATCGAATTCCGTTCTAACTCTGGATCTGAAGCTATGTTCATTGACAACATAGTAGTACAAGGAGAAGAGGTTCTAGGTGTTGACACCCAGAACAACAACGGATTCACCATGTATCCTAACCCAGCAACAAGCGACGTGCTTAACATCGTTTCTGCCACTAACCAAACCAAAGACGTAGTTGTTTACGACGTTCTAGGACAAAAAGTTCTACAATCTCAGGTGACTAATTCTCGCTTGAACATCGGAGCTTTGTCTTCTGGAATCTACTTGGTTCAGGTTACTGAGAACGGTGCTACTTCTACAAAGAAATTAGTGGTTCGTTAA
- a CDS encoding glycosyltransferase, whose product MKPNKTILVAPLNWGLGHATRCIPIIRALLAQQYKVLLASDGVALALLREEFPQLPYKELPGYNISYSKKKHLFKAQMLLQSPRMLKAAKEERKLVEQWVDDGLVDGIISDNRLGVRSAAVYSVFITHQLEVLSGSTTGISSKLHKYIIKKFDACWVPDHKAKPNLSGRLGHPAKPPKNTSYIGALSRFTKRDLPIKYDYLLLLSGPEPQRSLLEDILLEAFKDTDKRVLCVLGKPDGSQERYAHGAVKVVSYMTSEELETAINTSEVIISRSGYTTIMDLAALEKKALFIPTPGQYEQEYLAKKLSAQGLVPYVTQDRFSLEALGKVPLYSGLRMSHDQIKLSDLFAHF is encoded by the coding sequence ATGAAACCGAACAAAACAATATTAGTTGCTCCCTTGAACTGGGGACTTGGACACGCCACCCGCTGTATCCCAATAATCCGTGCCTTATTGGCGCAGCAGTATAAGGTACTCCTTGCCAGTGACGGCGTCGCCTTGGCCTTATTGCGCGAAGAATTTCCGCAATTACCCTACAAAGAACTTCCGGGTTACAACATCAGTTACTCCAAGAAAAAACACTTGTTTAAAGCCCAAATGCTACTGCAGAGCCCAAGAATGCTCAAAGCAGCAAAAGAAGAACGTAAACTAGTAGAACAATGGGTGGACGATGGACTTGTAGATGGTATCATCTCAGACAACCGTCTGGGTGTGCGAAGCGCTGCGGTTTATTCTGTCTTTATTACGCATCAATTAGAGGTGCTTAGCGGATCTACAACAGGTATCAGTTCTAAGCTGCACAAGTATATCATCAAGAAATTTGACGCTTGTTGGGTGCCTGACCACAAGGCAAAACCAAACTTGTCTGGGCGTTTAGGACATCCGGCGAAGCCTCCAAAGAACACCAGTTATATAGGTGCACTGAGTCGGTTTACAAAAAGAGACCTCCCCATAAAATACGACTATTTGTTACTGCTTTCCGGCCCAGAGCCGCAACGCAGCCTCTTAGAAGATATCCTGCTTGAAGCTTTTAAAGACACGGATAAGCGTGTACTTTGTGTTTTAGGAAAGCCAGATGGTTCACAAGAGCGATATGCTCACGGAGCCGTGAAAGTAGTTTCTTATATGACTTCGGAGGAACTCGAAACTGCCATTAACACGAGCGAAGTGATAATTTCCAGATCAGGCTACACTACTATTATGGACCTGGCCGCATTAGAAAAGAAAGCTTTGTTTATTCCAACACCTGGGCAATACGAGCAAGAATATTTGGCCAAGAAACTATCTGCCCAAGGCCTTGTTCCCTATGTTACTCAAGATAGATTTAGTTTGGAAGCCCTGGGTAAAGTGCCTTTGTACTCGGGCCTGCGTATGAGTCACGATCAAATAAAGCTCTCGGACCTATTTGCTCATTTCTAA
- the trmB gene encoding tRNA (guanosine(46)-N7)-methyltransferase TrmB, with product MGSKNKLKRFRENETFDNVIQPTREEVVTNALKLKGNWNREVFKNDNPLVLELGCGKGEYSVGLAQANPDKNFIGIDIKGARFWRGAKTALEEQLPNVRFLRTQIELVDYLFNADEVSEIWITFPDPQIKYKRTKHRMTNPVFLAKYRKILGDPGLLHLKTDSEFMHGYTLGLLQGIGAEILYAHHDVYGNDYSPKEVTSIQTYYEKQYLEQGKKITYLKCHLGK from the coding sequence GTGGGCAGCAAGAACAAACTGAAAAGATTCCGGGAGAACGAGACCTTCGACAATGTCATTCAACCAACCAGAGAAGAGGTTGTTACCAATGCTTTAAAGCTAAAAGGCAATTGGAATCGTGAGGTCTTTAAAAATGACAATCCCTTAGTTCTAGAACTCGGTTGTGGAAAGGGGGAATACAGCGTTGGTCTTGCACAGGCGAATCCCGATAAGAATTTTATTGGGATTGATATCAAAGGAGCTCGATTTTGGCGTGGTGCTAAAACAGCTCTAGAAGAACAACTTCCCAATGTACGATTCTTGCGCACCCAGATCGAACTGGTCGACTATCTTTTTAACGCCGATGAGGTTTCGGAAATCTGGATCACTTTCCCAGATCCGCAGATCAAATACAAACGTACCAAGCACCGCATGACCAACCCTGTATTCTTAGCCAAATACAGAAAAATTTTAGGCGATCCGGGTTTGCTACACCTAAAGACAGACAGCGAGTTTATGCACGGTTACACTCTAGGTTTGCTACAAGGAATTGGTGCCGAAATCCTATATGCACATCACGACGTTTACGGCAATGACTATTCTCCAAAAGAAGTGACCAGTATCCAAACCTACTACGAAAAGCAGTATTTGGAACAAGGCAAAAAGATAACTTACCTCAAATGCCATTTGGGGAAATAA
- a CDS encoding response regulator transcription factor yields MKKKDMKILLVDDEPDILEIVGYNLSNEGYQIATAENGLEAIEVAKKINPHLIILDVMMPEMDGMEACEKLRAIPALSETIIAFLTARGEDYSQVAGFEAGADDYITKPIKPKVLVSKVKALLRRFKDADESSAAVSLGDLVINREEYKIIKKGKELFLPRKEFELLALLASKPGKVFKREEILEKVWGNEVIVGGRTIDVHIRKLREKIGDKSFKTVKGVGYKFIV; encoded by the coding sequence ATGAAGAAAAAGGATATGAAGATCCTCCTGGTTGACGACGAGCCAGATATCTTAGAAATCGTTGGGTACAACCTTTCTAACGAGGGCTATCAGATCGCGACAGCAGAAAACGGATTGGAAGCTATCGAAGTCGCTAAGAAGATCAACCCACATCTCATTATTCTCGACGTAATGATGCCAGAGATGGACGGCATGGAAGCCTGCGAGAAATTGCGTGCTATCCCTGCGCTCTCAGAGACCATCATCGCCTTTTTAACAGCTAGGGGAGAAGATTATTCGCAAGTTGCCGGGTTCGAAGCTGGAGCCGACGATTACATCACCAAGCCTATCAAGCCTAAAGTTTTGGTAAGTAAGGTAAAAGCCCTTTTAAGACGCTTTAAAGATGCTGATGAATCAAGTGCTGCTGTGAGTTTAGGAGATCTGGTTATCAACAGAGAAGAGTATAAGATCATCAAAAAAGGGAAGGAATTGTTCTTACCGCGTAAAGAGTTCGAACTACTCGCTTTGCTGGCTTCCAAGCCTGGTAAGGTCTTTAAACGCGAAGAGATCTTAGAAAAAGTTTGGGGTAACGAGGTTATCGTTGGAGGTCGAACGATCGATGTTCACATTAGAAAACTTCGCGAAAAGATCGGAGATAAGAGTTTTAAAACGGTCAAGGGTGTAGGCTATAAATTTATTGTCTAA
- a CDS encoding acyl transferase — MDPKQLLRDTTAENFLESALKVFEYQYAHCRPYRQFCDYLGREPERVKQLEDIPFMPVELFKEHRLISDQKSAALTFRSSGTTGSVPSEHFVADPSLYELSFTLGFEKYYGSLNDYVILGLLPSYLERNDASLVYMVGQWINTSGDTRSGFYLDDLAGLRQMVIQLEEENQPYLLIGVSFALLDLAGLGPLAVKKGIIMETGGMKGRRKEMIRTELHAELQKAFGPIAIHSEYGMTELLSQAYSKGAGRFTAPPWMKILTRQPNDPFHYHSGGTGGVSVIDLANYYSCSFIATQDLGRVYPDGSFEILGRFDQSDLRGCNLMVL; from the coding sequence ATGGATCCCAAACAACTGCTAAGAGATACTACGGCCGAAAACTTTTTAGAGTCGGCCCTGAAAGTCTTTGAGTATCAGTACGCACATTGCAGGCCTTACAGACAATTTTGCGATTATTTGGGGCGCGAACCTGAAAGGGTGAAGCAACTGGAGGATATCCCTTTTATGCCTGTGGAACTATTTAAGGAGCATCGTCTTATTTCCGATCAAAAATCCGCAGCACTAACTTTTAGAAGTAGTGGGACAACCGGCAGTGTTCCCAGCGAACATTTTGTAGCAGACCCTTCCCTTTATGAACTGAGTTTCACCCTTGGATTTGAAAAGTACTACGGTTCATTAAATGACTATGTGATCTTAGGTTTACTACCGAGTTATCTAGAACGCAACGATGCCTCTTTGGTCTATATGGTAGGTCAGTGGATCAATACGAGCGGAGATACAAGAAGTGGCTTTTATTTGGATGACTTGGCCGGCTTACGCCAAATGGTGATTCAATTAGAAGAAGAGAACCAGCCATATTTGCTGATCGGAGTATCTTTTGCACTTCTGGACTTGGCCGGATTAGGCCCCCTAGCTGTAAAAAAGGGTATAATTATGGAAACCGGAGGTATGAAAGGCCGCCGAAAAGAAATGATAAGAACGGAGCTTCACGCTGAGCTTCAAAAAGCCTTTGGGCCAATCGCGATACATTCTGAATACGGCATGACAGAGCTCTTGTCTCAGGCTTACTCCAAAGGAGCTGGAAGATTCACGGCTCCGCCATGGATGAAAATTCTAACACGCCAACCCAACGACCCCTTCCACTACCACTCTGGAGGTACAGGTGGCGTCTCTGTGATAGACCTAGCCAATTACTATTCCTGCAGTTTTATCGCTACCCAAGACCTGGGTAGGGTGTATCCTGATGGCAGTTTCGAAATTTTAGGTAGATTTGATCAAAGCGATCTACGCGGATGCAATCTAATGGTTCTTTAA